Proteins encoded in a region of the Vicia villosa cultivar HV-30 ecotype Madison, WI linkage group LG5, Vvil1.0, whole genome shotgun sequence genome:
- the LOC131605096 gene encoding bidirectional sugar transporter SWEET7b-like has product MVSASIARNIVGIIGNVISFGLFFSPAPTFYKIIKNKDVEEFKPDPYIATVLNCAFWVFYGLPFVHPNSLLVVTINGVGLVFEFVYLTIFYIYANNKGRKKLLLYLFIEAIFFAAILSGVMLTLHGTTRRSLVVGIICDVFNIMMYVSPLTVMAKVIKTKSVKYMPFWLSVANFLNGLCWTTYALIHPFDIYVLISNGVGVISGLVQLILYAYFWCTGENNNDDGDNVSNPAGV; this is encoded by the exons ATGGTTAGCGCTTCAATAGCTCGTAACATTGTTGGCATTATAG GGAATGTTATCTCATTCGGATTGTTCTTCTCACCAGC TCCAACTTTCTATAAAATTATAAAGAATAAAGATGTGGAGGAGTTCAAGCCTGATCCATACATAGCTACAGTGTTAAATTGTGCATTTTGGGTGTTTTATGGATTGCCTTTCGTGCATCCAAATAGTCTTTTGGTCGTTACCATCAATGGTGTTGGACTTGTTTTTGAGTTCGTTTATCTTACCATATTTTATATATATGCTAACAACAAAGGAAGG AAGAAGTTGCTTCTTTACCTATTCATTGAAGCTATTTTCTTTGCCGCTATT CTTTCAGGTGTA atgttAACACTACATGGCACTACCCGTAGGTCATTGGTAGTTGGTATTATTTGTGATGTTTTTAATATAATGATGTATGTCTCTCCTCTTACAGTCATG GCAAAGGTTATTAAAACCAAGAGTGTGAAATATATGCCATTTTGGCTCTCTGTGGCTAACTTTCTTAATGGATTATGTTGGACAACATATGCCTTGATCCACCCTTTTGACATTTATGTTTTg ATTAGCAACGGTGTGGGAGTGATATCTGGACTTGTTCAACTTATACTATATGCTTATTTTTGGTGCACAGGAgaaaataataatgatgatggtGACAATGTTTCTAATCCAGCTGGAGTCTAA